A window of the Mesoplasma florum L1 genome harbors these coding sequences:
- a CDS encoding ATP-dependent Clp protease ATP-binding subunit, protein MEFQQKGEEINALEKYTRDLTQSAKDGKIDPIIGREEEILRVIRILSRKTKNNPVLIGEPGVGKTAVVEGLAQRIVKGDVPSILKGKRILELDMGSLMAGAMYLGDYESRVKAIVNEIKKSEGEIILFIDELHLIVGAGKTGNGGGMDVSNLLKPALARGELKAIGATTLKEYREYIEKDSALERRFQRVMVEEPTVDQTISILRGLKERFETYHGVRIHDNAIVSAANLSNRYIADRFLPDKAIDLIDEASSTIKTELASVPTELDQVNRKVMQLEIEKSALSKEKDDKSKERLAEAVKELEKTKIEQDKLASEWNKQKSQLEKINSFKTTIENLKNELEISQNEGNYKRAGEIQYSLLPSLEKQLSEAEKDTRETLVSEEVTEKDVAEIVAKWTGIPVDRLVESEKTKLLELEKTLEERVKGQNQAIEAVSQAILRSRSGIKDPNKPIGSFLFLGPTGVGKTEVARSLADILFNSNKKMVRIDMSEYMEKHSVSKLIGSPPGYVGYEEGGRLTEAVRRNPYSIVLFDEIEKAHPDVFNILLQVLDEGRITDSLGKTVDFKNTIIILTSNLGSEYILKNGSTSEESKIAIQAELLKHFRPEFLNRIDNVVVFNPLSKENVSEIVTKELNTLSARLENDKNFFLTFDMKAKNKIIDEGYDSQFGARPIKRYIEKNIETLLAQKIISGEIEENIRYTITVENDDFELTKIRN, encoded by the coding sequence ATGGAATTTCAACAAAAAGGTGAAGAAATTAACGCATTAGAAAAGTACACACGTGATTTAACTCAAAGTGCTAAGGATGGAAAAATTGATCCTATTATTGGTAGAGAAGAAGAAATATTGAGAGTTATTAGAATTCTTTCAAGAAAAACAAAAAACAATCCTGTTTTAATTGGAGAACCCGGAGTTGGTAAAACTGCAGTAGTTGAAGGATTAGCTCAAAGAATAGTTAAAGGTGATGTGCCTTCAATTTTAAAAGGAAAAAGAATTTTAGAATTAGATATGGGAAGCTTAATGGCTGGTGCTATGTATCTTGGGGACTATGAGTCTAGGGTAAAAGCAATTGTTAATGAAATCAAAAAATCAGAAGGTGAAATAATTTTATTCATTGACGAACTTCATTTAATAGTTGGTGCTGGTAAAACAGGTAATGGTGGAGGAATGGATGTTTCAAACCTTCTAAAACCAGCTCTTGCAAGAGGAGAGTTAAAAGCTATTGGAGCTACAACTTTAAAAGAATATAGAGAATACATTGAAAAAGATTCTGCATTAGAAAGAAGATTTCAAAGAGTAATGGTAGAAGAACCAACTGTTGATCAAACTATTTCTATTCTTAGAGGATTAAAAGAAAGATTTGAAACTTATCATGGAGTTAGAATTCATGATAATGCAATTGTAAGTGCTGCAAATTTATCAAATAGATATATAGCTGATAGATTCTTACCAGATAAAGCAATTGATTTAATTGATGAAGCATCTTCTACAATTAAAACTGAATTAGCAAGTGTACCTACTGAACTAGATCAAGTTAATCGTAAAGTTATGCAACTTGAAATTGAAAAAAGTGCACTTTCAAAAGAAAAAGACGATAAATCAAAAGAACGTTTAGCTGAAGCTGTTAAAGAACTTGAAAAAACAAAAATTGAACAAGATAAATTAGCAAGCGAATGAAATAAACAAAAATCTCAATTAGAAAAAATAAATAGTTTCAAAACAACTATTGAAAACTTAAAAAATGAATTAGAAATTTCACAGAATGAAGGTAATTATAAACGTGCTGGAGAAATACAATATTCATTATTACCAAGTTTAGAAAAACAATTAAGTGAAGCTGAAAAAGATACTCGTGAAACATTAGTTAGTGAAGAAGTTACTGAAAAAGATGTTGCTGAAATTGTTGCTAAATGAACAGGTATTCCAGTTGATAGACTAGTTGAGTCTGAAAAAACAAAATTACTTGAGTTAGAAAAAACTTTAGAAGAAAGAGTAAAAGGACAAAATCAAGCAATCGAAGCTGTTTCTCAGGCTATCTTGAGAAGCAGAAGTGGTATTAAAGATCCCAATAAACCAATTGGTTCATTCTTATTCTTAGGTCCAACAGGTGTTGGTAAGACTGAAGTTGCAAGAAGTTTAGCTGATATATTATTTAACTCAAATAAAAAAATGGTAAGAATAGATATGAGTGAATACATGGAAAAACATAGTGTATCTAAATTAATTGGTTCTCCTCCAGGTTATGTTGGGTATGAAGAAGGTGGAAGATTAACTGAAGCTGTTAGAAGAAATCCGTACTCAATTGTTCTATTTGATGAAATTGAAAAAGCGCACCCTGATGTATTTAACATTTTATTGCAAGTTTTGGATGAAGGAAGAATTACAGACTCACTAGGTAAAACAGTAGACTTCAAAAACACAATTATCATATTAACTTCAAATCTAGGTAGTGAATATATTTTAAAAAATGGTTCAACATCTGAAGAAAGTAAAATAGCTATTCAAGCAGAATTGCTAAAACATTTTAGACCTGAATTTTTAAATAGAATTGATAATGTTGTTGTATTTAATCCATTGTCAAAAGAAAATGTTTCTGAAATAGTAACAAAAGAACTAAATACTTTATCAGCAAGATTAGAAAATGATAAAAATTTCTTTTTAACATTTGATATGAAAGCAAAAAATAAAATAATTGATGAAGGATATGACTCTCAATTCGGAGCAAGACCAATAAAAAGATATATTGAAAAAAATATTGAAACATTATTAGCTCAAAAAATAATTTCTGGTGAAATAGAAGAAAACATTAGATATACAATAACAGTTGAAAATGATGACTTTGAATTAACAAAAATTAGAAATTAA
- a CDS encoding NCS2 family permease: MDNKSLKQTQVENESELFINETPEQTAQRNKEAFVFSNNKAIRSIEKYFKFDTLGAIMKKEIIGGITTFLSLMYILTVNPGLVSGTPSINTGAGNMNYFGIFFATALVSGICCIIMGLFANIPVAMSTSMGMNALVSVNIGISGGLGFEGAMIVTMLSSVVFVTVSLTPLRSFIIKSIPKGIVLAIGIGIGLFIAYVGISSMGWLAQENGIPMASVATLKDNYLPIILGSITLLLILFLAFKKIPGAVAIAILSMSVIAIILASTLPSDSKAISLLGSADLRKWEGWNYDFDGFAWNWTSTFKAFGNAKIWTSPVTYISIFVVMLINFFDATGTMAAFTHQLDQKTNQHKEISQKALVIDSMGTMMASVTGTTPLGVFAESAAGIEQGAKTGLAAVVNGILFLLAIIMFPIFKLIPQPITSAACVYIGIMMIKEAAHVEWDKPEFLVPTFLSILFMIATYEIANGVAMAFIGYSFMMMITAKAKKVHPAVYCLSFLFIIYFIAFAFIQI, encoded by the coding sequence ATGGATAATAAAAGTCTAAAACAGACTCAAGTTGAGAATGAGTCTGAATTATTTATAAATGAAACACCTGAGCAAACGGCTCAGAGAAATAAGGAAGCTTTTGTCTTCAGCAACAATAAAGCTATCCGATCAATTGAAAAGTACTTTAAGTTTGATACTTTAGGTGCAATTATGAAGAAAGAAATCATTGGTGGTATTACAACATTTTTATCATTGATGTACATACTTACAGTAAACCCTGGATTAGTTTCAGGAACACCTTCAATTAATACTGGTGCTGGAAATATGAATTACTTTGGTATATTTTTTGCAACAGCATTGGTTTCTGGTATATGTTGTATAATTATGGGTTTATTTGCTAATATACCTGTAGCAATGTCAACATCAATGGGAATGAATGCATTGGTTAGTGTAAACATTGGAATTAGTGGTGGTTTAGGCTTTGAAGGTGCAATGATTGTTACAATGTTATCATCTGTAGTGTTTGTAACAGTTTCACTTACGCCTTTAAGATCATTCATTATTAAATCAATTCCAAAAGGAATCGTATTAGCTATTGGTATTGGTATTGGTTTATTTATAGCTTATGTAGGTATTTCAAGCATGGGATGATTAGCTCAAGAAAATGGAATACCAATGGCTTCAGTAGCTACATTAAAAGATAATTACTTACCAATAATATTAGGTTCAATAACTTTATTATTAATTTTATTTTTAGCATTTAAAAAAATACCAGGAGCAGTAGCAATTGCTATTTTATCAATGTCAGTTATTGCAATTATATTAGCATCTACACTTCCTAGTGATTCAAAAGCTATTTCATTATTAGGTTCAGCTGACTTAAGAAAATGAGAAGGATGAAATTATGATTTTGATGGTTTTGCATGAAATTGAACTTCTACATTTAAGGCATTCGGTAATGCTAAAATTTGAACTTCACCAGTAACATATATTTCAATATTTGTTGTTATGTTAATTAATTTCTTTGATGCAACAGGAACAATGGCTGCATTTACACATCAATTAGATCAAAAAACAAATCAACATAAAGAAATAAGTCAAAAAGCTTTAGTTATTGATTCAATGGGAACAATGATGGCTTCAGTAACTGGAACAACACCTTTAGGAGTTTTTGCTGAATCAGCAGCAGGTATAGAACAAGGTGCTAAAACAGGATTAGCAGCAGTTGTTAATGGAATTCTATTTTTATTGGCAATTATAATGTTCCCAATCTTTAAATTAATTCCTCAACCTATTACAAGTGCTGCTTGTGTATATATTGGAATTATGATGATTAAAGAAGCTGCTCATGTTGAATGAGATAAACCTGAATTTTTAGTTCCTACATTCTTATCAATTTTATTTATGATTGCAACTTATGAAATTGCAAATGGTGTTGCGATGGCATTTATAGGATATTCATTCATGATGATGATAACAGCGAAAGCTAAAAAAGTTCATCCAGCAGTTTACTGCTTGTCATTCTTATTTATTATTTACTTCATTGCTTTTGCATTCATACAAATATAA
- the hrcA gene encoding heat-inducible transcriptional repressor HrcA: MLSERQAKILKVIVSEYIKTNQAVSSKRIQELLNIKVSSATIRNDSAALEEMNFLEKQHTSSGRVPSTKGYRYYVDHLMEFDDYNESLKENLKSILFQRGTKIENVLEQASQIISEMTKMTAIVTKQNLNSELMVKKIDLIPLSETMASVIFILSNGEMQNQLFNLKDISLSDLSISIKIFSDCLVDTPVKEIENNISLIRPNLETTVKNYDLILETFMSNILQTKESKKEIVGMKNMLENPEFNDTDKLRKVINIMENMSPFDWFDVSYSSNQKMIQISTKIGEEISEDLSDISIVETAIKTEQGSTMLTLVGPKRVDYSQANQLINLIVEIINGDDHKNE; the protein is encoded by the coding sequence ATGTTAAGCGAAAGACAAGCTAAAATTTTAAAAGTAATTGTTTCAGAATATATTAAGACTAACCAAGCTGTTAGTTCTAAAAGAATTCAAGAATTACTTAACATAAAAGTTTCAAGTGCAACTATCAGAAATGATTCAGCAGCACTTGAAGAAATGAATTTTTTAGAGAAGCAACACACATCATCTGGGAGAGTTCCTTCAACAAAGGGATACAGATATTATGTTGATCACTTAATGGAATTTGATGATTATAATGAAAGTTTAAAAGAAAACTTAAAATCAATTTTATTTCAACGCGGAACAAAAATTGAAAATGTTTTAGAACAAGCAAGTCAAATAATTAGTGAAATGACTAAAATGACAGCAATTGTGACAAAGCAAAATTTAAATAGTGAACTAATGGTCAAAAAAATAGACCTAATTCCATTATCAGAAACTATGGCATCAGTTATTTTTATTCTTTCAAATGGAGAAATGCAAAATCAATTATTCAATTTAAAAGATATTTCTTTATCAGACTTATCAATATCAATAAAAATATTTTCAGATTGTTTAGTTGATACTCCGGTTAAAGAAATTGAAAATAACATATCACTTATCAGACCTAACTTAGAAACAACTGTTAAAAACTATGATTTAATTTTAGAAACTTTTATGTCAAACATTTTACAAACAAAAGAATCTAAAAAAGAAATTGTTGGAATGAAAAACATGTTAGAAAATCCAGAATTTAATGATACAGATAAACTTAGAAAAGTTATTAACATTATGGAAAACATGTCACCATTTGATTGATTTGATGTAAGTTATAGTTCAAATCAAAAAATGATTCAAATAAGCACAAAAATAGGTGAAGAAATTTCAGAAGATTTAAGTGATATTTCAATTGTTGAAACCGCAATTAAAACAGAACAGGGTTCAACAATGTTAACTTTGGTTGGGCCTAAAAGAGTTGATTATTCTCAAGCTAATCAATTAATTAACTTGATAGTAGAAATAATAAATGGAGATGATCATAAAAATGAATAA
- the dnaK gene encoding molecular chaperone DnaK, giving the protein MAKERIIGIDLGTTNSVVSIMEGGQPIILENPEGQRTTPSVVAFKNEDIIVGGAAKRQAVTNPNVVISVKSKMGTNEKIDINGKKYTPEQISAEILRYMKKYAEEKVGEKITKAVITVPAYFNDSQRKATKDAGKIAGLDVERIINEPTAAALAYGLEKKDKEEKVLVYDLGGGTFDVSILELADGTFEVLSTSGDNKLGGDNFDTQIINWLIEKIKTESGVDLKNDKMALQRLKDEAEKAKINLSSQLEVEINLPFIAMNENGPVSFSTQFSRTEFDKITKDLVERTSKPVKDALQAAKLSASDIDEVLLVGGSTRIPAVQKIVKELLGKEPNRSINPDEVVAMGAAIQGGVLAGDVTDVLLLDVTPLSLGIETMGGVMTKLIDRNTTIPTEKSQIFSTAVDNQPAVDINVLQGERPMAADNKSLGQFQLTGIKPAPKGTPQIEVTFKIDVNGIVSVIAKDKATNEEKSITISNSGALSDADIEKMIKEAEANAEADEIKRKNIELKHKAESYVAIIESSLTQEGQEIPQEQKEQAEKMVAEVKELIEKEDYEALETKVNELEQMIQMASQFAQAQTAQPEEGNSDSEENK; this is encoded by the coding sequence ATGGCAAAAGAAAGAATTATAGGAATAGACTTAGGTACAACTAACTCAGTTGTTTCAATTATGGAAGGTGGGCAACCAATCATTTTAGAAAACCCTGAAGGACAAAGAACAACACCTTCTGTTGTAGCATTTAAAAACGAAGATATTATTGTTGGGGGAGCTGCAAAACGTCAAGCAGTTACAAATCCAAACGTAGTTATATCTGTTAAATCAAAAATGGGTACAAATGAAAAAATTGATATAAATGGTAAAAAATATACACCGGAACAAATTTCAGCTGAAATTTTAAGATACATGAAAAAATATGCAGAAGAAAAAGTTGGAGAAAAAATTACTAAAGCAGTTATTACTGTTCCTGCTTACTTTAATGATTCACAACGTAAAGCAACAAAAGATGCAGGTAAAATTGCAGGGTTAGATGTTGAAAGAATTATTAACGAACCAACCGCAGCAGCTTTAGCTTATGGATTAGAGAAAAAAGATAAAGAAGAAAAAGTTTTAGTTTACGATTTAGGAGGAGGAACATTTGACGTTTCTATTCTAGAATTAGCTGATGGAACATTCGAAGTTTTATCAACAAGTGGTGATAATAAACTTGGAGGAGATAACTTCGATACTCAAATCATTAACTGATTAATTGAAAAAATTAAAACTGAAAGTGGTGTTGATTTAAAAAACGATAAAATGGCATTACAAAGATTAAAAGATGAAGCTGAAAAAGCAAAAATTAATTTATCAAGTCAATTAGAAGTTGAAATTAACTTACCATTTATTGCAATGAATGAAAATGGACCAGTTTCATTCTCAACTCAATTTTCAAGAACAGAATTTGACAAAATTACAAAAGATTTAGTTGAAAGAACTTCTAAACCAGTAAAAGATGCATTACAAGCAGCTAAATTAAGTGCTAGTGATATTGATGAAGTTTTACTAGTTGGTGGATCAACAAGAATACCAGCTGTTCAAAAAATTGTTAAAGAATTATTAGGAAAAGAACCAAACCGTTCAATTAACCCAGATGAAGTTGTAGCTATGGGTGCAGCTATCCAAGGTGGGGTTTTAGCGGGAGATGTTACAGATGTATTATTATTAGACGTTACACCATTATCATTAGGAATTGAAACTATGGGTGGAGTTATGACTAAATTAATTGATAGAAATACAACTATTCCTACAGAAAAATCACAAATATTCTCAACAGCAGTTGATAATCAACCAGCAGTTGATATTAATGTTTTACAAGGTGAAAGACCAATGGCAGCAGATAATAAATCATTAGGTCAATTCCAATTAACAGGAATTAAGCCAGCTCCAAAAGGTACTCCTCAAATTGAAGTTACTTTCAAAATTGATGTAAATGGTATTGTAAGTGTTATTGCAAAAGATAAAGCAACTAATGAAGAAAAATCTATTACAATTAGTAACTCAGGAGCATTAAGTGATGCTGATATTGAAAAAATGATTAAAGAAGCAGAAGCAAATGCAGAAGCTGATGAAATAAAAAGAAAAAACATTGAATTAAAACATAAAGCTGAAAGCTACGTTGCTATTATTGAGTCAAGTTTAACTCAAGAAGGACAAGAAATTCCACAAGAACAAAAAGAACAAGCTGAAAAAATGGTTGCTGAAGTTAAAGAATTAATTGAAAAAGAAGATTATGAAGCTTTAGAAACAAAAGTTAATGAATTAGAACAAATGATTCAAATGGCAAGTCAATTTGCTCAAGCACAAACTGCTCAACCTGAAGAAGGAAATTCAGATTCAGAAGAAAACAAATAA
- the dnaJ gene encoding molecular chaperone DnaJ, whose amino-acid sequence MAKRDYYEVLGVSKTSTEQEIKSAYRKLAKKYHPDMNKESGAEEKFKEVNEAASVLLDADKKAKYDQFGHAAFDGSSGFGGSGFGGFEDFFSNMGGGMDFGDIFSDLFGGGRSGRSSRRGPSKGQDIGLEATLTFKELVFGVNKKTILNLVKTCTKCDGVGAENPSDVHICTKCNGAGQIIVNKQMGPFQVQNQVTCDKCNGVGKEFKSKCKNCHGKGVESKREEVEIPLPKGLWPGQQFVMRGKGHASLEGGIPGDLYITIGIVKSDVFELIPNSNDLIMNYNISYLDAILGNEVIIKTLDGPVRLKIPKGVYSGQLIKVHDKGLYKNQTSDKRGDLLIKISISIPTSVSKEEKKILKELEQLSNFEPKNIID is encoded by the coding sequence ATGGCAAAAAGAGATTATTATGAAGTTTTAGGTGTTTCTAAAACTTCAACAGAACAAGAAATAAAAAGCGCATACAGAAAACTTGCTAAAAAGTATCACCCCGATATGAATAAAGAGAGCGGTGCTGAAGAAAAATTTAAAGAAGTTAATGAAGCTGCAAGCGTTTTACTTGACGCTGATAAAAAAGCTAAATATGATCAATTTGGTCATGCAGCTTTTGATGGTAGTTCAGGTTTTGGTGGATCAGGCTTTGGTGGATTTGAAGATTTCTTCTCAAACATGGGTGGAGGAATGGACTTTGGTGACATATTCTCTGATTTATTCGGTGGGGGAAGAAGCGGGCGTTCTTCTAGAAGAGGACCTTCAAAAGGTCAAGACATTGGATTAGAAGCAACACTAACTTTTAAAGAATTAGTTTTTGGAGTAAATAAAAAAACAATTTTAAATTTAGTTAAAACTTGTACAAAATGTGATGGTGTAGGTGCTGAAAACCCTTCTGATGTTCATATTTGTACAAAATGTAATGGTGCTGGACAAATTATTGTTAATAAACAAATGGGACCTTTCCAAGTTCAAAACCAAGTTACTTGTGATAAATGTAATGGAGTTGGAAAAGAATTTAAAAGCAAATGTAAAAATTGTCATGGTAAAGGTGTTGAATCTAAAAGAGAAGAAGTTGAAATACCTCTTCCAAAAGGTTTATGACCTGGTCAACAATTTGTTATGCGAGGAAAAGGACATGCATCACTAGAAGGTGGAATTCCAGGTGATCTTTACATAACTATAGGTATTGTGAAAAGCGATGTATTTGAATTGATTCCAAATTCAAATGATTTAATAATGAATTATAATATTTCATACCTTGATGCTATTTTAGGAAATGAAGTTATCATTAAAACATTAGATGGACCTGTAAGATTAAAAATACCAAAAGGTGTTTATTCTGGTCAACTAATAAAAGTACATGATAAAGGATTATACAAAAATCAAACTTCTGATAAGCGTGGAGATTTATTAATTAAAATAAGTATTTCTATTCCAACATCAGTTTCTAAAGAAGAGAAAAAAATACTTAAAGAGTTAGAACAACTTTCTAATTTTGAGCCTAAAAATATTATTGATTAA
- a CDS encoding nucleotide exchange factor GrpE yields MNNEKELKKEETSVENKEKKVATEEIKKEKKDYKKIIQDLEKQIESCQKEIEFQKSLRNADIANLTKKRNEQEALVRKYGSSNLAEDLIKPIDLLKKVVETPTDIPELQNYLMGFKMIISQIENAFETNGIKAMGVKAGDEFDSSFHEANESLENSGMESNKIVSVISDGYMIHDRVLIHAIVKVAK; encoded by the coding sequence ATGAATAACGAAAAAGAATTAAAAAAAGAAGAAACTTCAGTTGAGAATAAAGAGAAAAAAGTTGCAACTGAAGAAATCAAAAAAGAGAAAAAAGATTATAAAAAAATAATTCAAGATCTTGAAAAGCAAATTGAGAGTTGTCAAAAAGAAATTGAATTTCAAAAAAGTTTAAGAAATGCTGATATTGCAAATCTTACAAAAAAAAGAAATGAACAAGAAGCTTTAGTTAGAAAATATGGTTCAAGCAATTTAGCTGAGGACTTAATAAAACCAATTGACTTACTAAAAAAAGTGGTTGAGACACCTACAGATATTCCAGAGTTACAAAATTATTTGATGGGATTTAAAATGATCATTAGTCAAATTGAAAATGCATTTGAAACTAACGGAATAAAAGCAATGGGTGTAAAAGCGGGGGATGAATTTGATTCAAGCTTTCATGAAGCAAATGAATCACTGGAAAACAGTGGAATGGAATCAAATAAAATAGTATCTGTAATATCAGATGGATATATGATTCATGATAGAGTATTAATTCACGCAATTGTAAAAGTAGCAAAATAG